Proteins encoded together in one Prosthecobacter debontii window:
- a CDS encoding DJ-1/PfpI family protein codes for MKTVTSLFTASVLSLLPLFNATAQDASARELDIINQLSTQPVASTLPVTGFLNAPGNEKVKDFFLTPVKDTTALKGKRIAVLVADGFEEIELTGPVWFFRSLGAQVDIVSPKFVAPPARYGLSVPEMAKTHVMAIQYLQPVGWIKVDRRANEIKVDEYDAVFIPGGAWNPDNLRYDKDVIQFLKDFSRSGKLIAAICHGPVVLASADLLKGKKLTGYWNIQVDLTNAGGTVLEEPVVVDGNIVTSRHPIDVADFSIAVKDWLLAK; via the coding sequence ATGAAAACTGTGACTTCCCTCTTCACCGCCAGCGTTCTCAGTCTGCTCCCCCTCTTCAACGCAACAGCCCAGGACGCCAGCGCCCGCGAGCTCGACATCATCAACCAGCTCTCCACCCAGCCCGTGGCGTCCACGCTGCCGGTGACGGGTTTCCTCAATGCTCCCGGGAATGAAAAGGTGAAGGATTTTTTCCTGACTCCGGTGAAGGACACCACTGCGCTGAAGGGCAAACGCATCGCTGTTCTGGTCGCCGATGGCTTTGAAGAGATCGAACTTACCGGGCCGGTCTGGTTTTTCCGCTCGCTCGGAGCGCAGGTCGATATCGTGTCACCGAAGTTCGTGGCTCCTCCTGCCCGCTACGGACTCAGCGTCCCGGAAATGGCGAAGACTCACGTGATGGCCATCCAATACTTGCAGCCCGTTGGCTGGATCAAAGTGGATCGCCGTGCGAATGAAATCAAAGTGGACGAATACGATGCCGTTTTCATCCCCGGAGGTGCATGGAACCCGGACAACCTTCGTTACGACAAGGACGTCATCCAGTTCCTCAAAGACTTCAGCCGATCTGGCAAACTCATCGCCGCCATCTGCCACGGCCCCGTTGTGCTGGCTTCTGCGGATTTGCTGAAAGGCAAAAAACTCACGGGCTACTGGAATATCCAGGTCGATCTCACCAACGCGGGTGGCACCGTTTTGGAAGAACCTGTCGTCGTGGACGGCAACATCGTCACCAGCCGCCACCCTATCGATGTGGCTGATTTCTCCATCGCCGTGAAGGATTGGCTGCTGGCCAAATGA
- a CDS encoding MlaD family protein, producing MTKDRKTEILVGLFLLVGLLMLGGIILEFGSLRTLFRDTYELRVAFPNAAGIKEGSPVFLGGSKVGKVKKHPELNDTFTGVVMTLEIFDDVDIPVDATFGIGSKGLMGDALVEIKPSGKQTDQFLAHDYDKIIDGSQSGGLSDLQGQAEVVAKKVDLVLDDIRTALVDVKAAMGKVNQEALSDTTIQDFKKSMEHLSNTMTRIDTQVLGDENTKNLKAAILDIKEAAASFKTSAKNIEATTQKLTPIVEKLDPVITKADRAMATADESLQSIKKAADSFSVAARNITTGKGLLGALMNDPVLKDDFKDLIGNLKRNGVLFYRNNAEKERARQEAERQVPLSPLRR from the coding sequence ATGACTAAAGATCGTAAAACCGAAATCCTCGTGGGGTTATTCCTCCTCGTAGGCCTGCTGATGCTGGGCGGCATCATTCTGGAGTTTGGCAGCTTGCGCACGTTGTTTCGGGATACCTATGAGCTTCGTGTGGCTTTCCCCAATGCGGCAGGCATCAAAGAAGGTTCTCCCGTTTTCCTGGGCGGTTCCAAGGTGGGCAAGGTGAAGAAGCATCCTGAGCTGAATGACACCTTCACAGGGGTGGTGATGACGCTGGAGATTTTTGACGATGTGGATATTCCCGTGGACGCTACCTTTGGCATCGGTTCCAAAGGTCTGATGGGAGATGCCCTGGTGGAGATCAAACCCAGTGGCAAACAGACGGATCAGTTTCTCGCCCATGATTATGACAAGATCATCGACGGTAGCCAATCCGGCGGATTGTCCGATCTGCAGGGGCAAGCCGAGGTGGTGGCAAAGAAGGTGGATTTAGTGTTGGATGATATTCGGACCGCGTTGGTGGATGTGAAAGCCGCCATGGGGAAAGTGAATCAAGAGGCGCTCTCAGACACGACCATTCAGGATTTCAAAAAGAGCATGGAGCACCTCAGCAACACCATGACGCGGATCGACACCCAAGTGCTGGGTGACGAGAATACCAAGAACCTGAAGGCCGCTATCCTGGATATCAAGGAGGCGGCAGCGAGCTTTAAAACCTCCGCTAAAAACATCGAGGCAACGACGCAGAAGCTCACCCCGATCGTGGAGAAGCTGGACCCGGTGATCACGAAGGCTGACAGAGCGATGGCTACCGCAGATGAGTCCCTGCAATCCATCAAAAAAGCGGCGGATAGCTTCTCGGTCGCCGCCCGCAATATTACCACGGGGAAAGGCTTGCTCGGGGCCTTGATGAATGACCCAGTGCTCAAGGACGACTTCAAAGATCTAATCGGCAACCTCAAGCGCAACGGGGTGCTGTTTTATCGTAACAATGCCGAGAAAGAGCGCGCGCGTCAGGAGGCTGAGCGGCAAGTGCCCTTGTCACCTCTCCGTCGGTGA
- a CDS encoding LysR substrate-binding domain-containing protein, with protein sequence MELRHLRSFQTVAEELNYSRAAEKLHVAQSALSRTIADLEFEMEVKLLERSTHGVALTEAGTLFLSKVRLILEDTRDAVAEAQRRARGETGTLRIGFIGTLSHSLLPHLLQTYRAQYPSVDLILSELGPTPQRERIHSGHLDCGFIGFAVESPDPGLEMIVVAEDDLMAAIPSNHPLAKQSTVGLADLKDEAFYLTAQANAPVFNPWLMKLCENAGFQPRIARETDRAATVLNYVAAGFGVSLFPARIASFATPGVRFLPMKGRLPKYQYKLAWLRRSQSPALVKFVELVKKTR encoded by the coding sequence ATGGAACTGCGTCATCTCCGCTCCTTTCAAACCGTCGCCGAAGAACTGAACTACAGCCGGGCCGCAGAGAAGCTCCACGTCGCTCAATCCGCGCTCAGCCGCACCATCGCCGACCTGGAATTCGAAATGGAAGTCAAGCTGCTGGAGCGAAGCACCCACGGTGTGGCCCTCACCGAAGCCGGAACACTCTTTCTCTCGAAAGTGCGATTGATCCTGGAAGATACACGCGATGCCGTGGCAGAAGCGCAACGCCGGGCGCGTGGCGAGACTGGAACCTTGCGCATTGGCTTCATCGGCACTCTGAGCCATTCATTGCTGCCGCACCTGTTGCAAACTTACCGGGCGCAATATCCATCGGTCGATCTGATTCTCAGCGAGCTCGGTCCGACTCCGCAACGCGAACGAATCCATTCCGGTCATCTCGACTGCGGTTTTATCGGCTTTGCCGTGGAGTCACCTGACCCGGGCTTGGAAATGATAGTTGTCGCCGAAGACGACCTGATGGCCGCCATCCCATCCAATCATCCGCTGGCCAAACAATCCACCGTCGGGCTGGCGGATCTCAAGGATGAGGCTTTTTACCTCACTGCGCAGGCCAATGCGCCCGTGTTCAATCCCTGGCTCATGAAGCTCTGCGAAAACGCCGGATTCCAGCCGCGCATCGCCCGTGAAACCGACCGCGCCGCCACCGTCCTGAACTATGTCGCTGCCGGATTTGGGGTCTCTCTTTTTCCTGCCCGAATCGCCTCGTTCGCCACCCCCGGCGTTCGGTTTCTACCCATGAAAGGTCGCCTGCCGAAATACCAATACAAACTCGCCTGGCTCCGTCGCAGCCAGAGCCCGGCGCTGGTCAAGTTTGTGGAGCTGGTCAAGAAGACGCGCTAA
- a CDS encoding cupin domain-containing protein has translation MNTQSHPFRRIVTGHDAAGQAIILSEAPPTRSQLVGGPGGPTFFEVWQTLETPALIHPQPEEPEQAGLVLAPPSHGTRIRVIEFPPEGEEIRQLTAAAAQEKFQSMSGGHAATAQAGAPHPLMHRTQTVDYGIVLEGEITLVVDHGETTIRAGDIVIQNGTNHAWANRSGKICRMAFVLISGQYAAELSQPQL, from the coding sequence ATGAATACTCAATCCCACCCATTCAGGCGTATCGTGACAGGGCATGATGCCGCAGGACAGGCCATCATTCTCTCCGAAGCGCCCCCCACGCGTTCACAGTTGGTGGGAGGTCCCGGCGGCCCCACTTTTTTTGAAGTGTGGCAGACCCTGGAAACTCCCGCACTCATCCATCCGCAGCCCGAAGAACCGGAGCAGGCCGGACTTGTACTGGCTCCGCCATCGCATGGGACCAGAATTCGCGTGATCGAGTTCCCTCCCGAGGGCGAAGAAATCCGTCAACTCACGGCAGCCGCCGCTCAGGAAAAGTTTCAATCCATGAGCGGAGGTCATGCCGCCACCGCCCAGGCAGGAGCTCCGCATCCCCTAATGCACCGAACTCAAACGGTGGACTATGGCATCGTGCTTGAGGGTGAGATCACACTGGTGGTCGATCACGGAGAAACCACGATCCGGGCGGGGGACATTGTGATTCAAAACGGCACCAACCACGCTTGGGCAAACCGCTCGGGAAAAATCTGCCGCATGGCCTTTGTCCTCATCAGCGGACAATACGCCGCAGAACTCAGCCAACCTCAACTCTGA
- the dinB gene encoding DNA polymerase IV, translating to MPRVIMHMDMDAFYASVEQRDHPEYRGKPVIVGSPPDQRGVVCAASYEARKFKVRSAMPSSTAGRLCPQGIFVRPRMEVYRAESARIMAILKEFTPLIEQVSVDEAYLDVSALAYERLPQDTAIEALHPIAETIKERIKHDCQLTASIGISMNKFLAKLASDYQKPDGLTLIFDRDRVAFLRPLPIGTIHGVGPVTARGLEAMGLKTIGDLQDTTLPLGEVAGSFAEKLKARAFGIDDRPLDLSDERKSISAENTFLEDTEHRPTLKAALKEMALDVAQTLSKHDLGALTVQVKVRYSDFTTLTRQTRLDDPVTSENEIYRIACFLLARHHLVTSPLRLIGIGVSTLVPPSSHQLRLPF from the coding sequence ATGCCCAGAGTCATCATGCATATGGACATGGATGCGTTTTACGCCTCCGTGGAGCAGCGTGACCATCCAGAATACCGAGGCAAACCAGTCATTGTCGGTTCCCCTCCAGATCAGCGTGGAGTGGTTTGTGCAGCCAGTTATGAGGCGCGGAAATTCAAGGTCCGCTCCGCCATGCCCTCGAGTACGGCGGGGCGCCTCTGCCCGCAGGGCATCTTTGTGCGACCTCGCATGGAGGTCTATCGAGCGGAGTCGGCACGCATCATGGCCATCTTGAAGGAATTCACCCCGCTCATCGAACAAGTCTCCGTGGATGAAGCCTATCTGGATGTCAGCGCTTTGGCCTATGAACGACTGCCGCAAGACACGGCCATTGAAGCCCTGCATCCCATCGCCGAAACCATCAAGGAACGAATCAAGCACGACTGCCAACTGACCGCCAGCATCGGCATCAGCATGAACAAATTTCTGGCCAAGCTCGCCAGTGATTATCAAAAGCCAGACGGGCTGACCCTGATCTTTGATCGTGATAGGGTCGCCTTTCTTCGGCCGCTGCCCATCGGCACCATTCACGGCGTTGGCCCCGTGACTGCACGTGGGCTTGAAGCGATGGGTTTGAAAACCATCGGCGATCTCCAAGACACCACACTTCCCTTGGGCGAGGTGGCTGGTTCGTTTGCCGAAAAGCTGAAAGCCCGGGCTTTTGGAATCGATGATCGGCCTCTGGATCTGAGCGACGAGCGTAAGAGCATCAGTGCCGAAAACACCTTCCTTGAGGATACGGAGCACCGCCCTACCCTGAAGGCCGCCTTGAAGGAAATGGCGCTGGATGTGGCCCAGACGCTCTCAAAGCATGATCTCGGTGCTCTAACCGTGCAGGTGAAAGTGCGCTACAGCGACTTCACCACGCTCACCCGTCAGACTCGCCTGGATGATCCCGTGACCTCAGAGAACGAGATCTACCGCATTGCTTGCTTCTTACTGGCTAGGCATCACCTCGTCACCAGCCCGCTGCGCCTCATCGGCATCGGTGTCTCGACTCTCGTGCCTCCGTCGAGCCATCAATTGCGGCTGCCTTTCTGA
- a CDS encoding MlaE family ABC transporter permease encodes MGALYGFLAIPGRSLLNFLGYLGQLGALLGELWQSVTKGTLRLRLMAEQIVTIGYGSQAVVLVTGAFTGAVFTAQSYFKFKDFGIESTVGGIVSVSLCRELGPVLAGLMVTGRVGASMAAEIGTMKVSEQVDALRVMGAHPVDYLVLPRFLAMMISMPLLIAECIVFGLAASVIVGTGVFEIPFAWFWEHVRDHTNLEDLSFGMIKGFVFGILIVLISCHQGLIASNGAVGVGLGTIRAVVFSSLALLVANFFLTMLLNYFFPLGTAL; translated from the coding sequence ATGGGTGCACTGTATGGTTTTTTGGCGATTCCTGGCCGCTCCTTACTGAACTTCCTGGGCTATCTTGGGCAGTTGGGGGCGTTGCTGGGAGAACTGTGGCAGTCTGTCACGAAAGGCACGTTGAGACTGCGTCTGATGGCCGAGCAGATCGTCACGATCGGTTACGGTTCCCAGGCGGTGGTGCTGGTGACCGGGGCATTCACGGGAGCAGTGTTCACGGCGCAGTCGTATTTCAAATTCAAGGACTTTGGCATTGAGTCCACGGTCGGGGGCATTGTGAGTGTTTCCCTCTGTCGTGAATTGGGACCTGTCTTGGCGGGCCTGATGGTCACGGGTCGAGTCGGCGCGTCCATGGCGGCCGAGATTGGCACCATGAAGGTCAGTGAGCAGGTCGATGCCTTACGCGTCATGGGGGCTCATCCGGTGGACTATCTCGTGCTACCGCGCTTTTTGGCCATGATGATCTCCATGCCGCTGCTGATTGCGGAGTGCATCGTGTTTGGTCTGGCGGCTTCCGTGATCGTGGGCACAGGGGTCTTTGAGATTCCCTTCGCCTGGTTCTGGGAGCATGTACGGGATCACACGAACCTCGAAGATCTGAGCTTTGGGATGATCAAGGGGTTTGTGTTCGGTATCCTCATCGTGCTCATTTCCTGTCACCAAGGTCTCATCGCTTCGAATGGAGCTGTTGGTGTCGGATTAGGCACGATTCGTGCCGTGGTGTTTTCCTCGTTGGCCCTGCTGGTGGCTAACTTCTTCCTGACCATGCTTCTGAATTATTTCTTCCCCCTGGGGACTGCTCTGTGA
- a CDS encoding ABC transporter ATP-binding protein yields MHVPSNPDVPFIRVSGLKKSFGEQKTLQGVDLTISHGETLVLIGPSGEGKSVLLKHIIGLLHPDEGHVELDGVDLCSMNERQMVKFRRRMGYLFQNAALFDSLTVAQNVAFPLKEAGVTNKDEIDQQVHEALELVELEEHKNKMPINLSGGMRKRVGIARAIICRPECVLYDEPTAGLDPIVTDVIDQMIIRLQKRFRVTSIVITHDMSSVFKIADRVAMLKNGVISFLGTPEDLRQSPDPDIQNFIAGRSGMCA; encoded by the coding sequence ATGCATGTGCCTAGCAATCCAGACGTTCCCTTCATCCGTGTCTCCGGGCTCAAAAAGAGCTTCGGCGAGCAGAAGACTCTACAGGGAGTGGATCTCACCATCAGCCATGGCGAAACGTTGGTGCTGATCGGACCGAGCGGCGAGGGCAAAAGCGTGCTACTGAAGCATATCATCGGCCTGTTGCACCCTGATGAAGGGCATGTGGAATTGGATGGCGTGGATCTTTGCAGCATGAATGAGCGCCAGATGGTTAAGTTCCGGCGGCGCATGGGCTACCTCTTTCAAAATGCGGCGCTGTTTGATAGCCTGACTGTGGCTCAGAACGTGGCGTTTCCTCTGAAAGAAGCGGGTGTCACGAACAAAGACGAGATCGACCAGCAAGTGCATGAAGCTCTGGAGTTGGTCGAACTGGAAGAGCATAAAAATAAAATGCCCATCAACCTCTCGGGGGGGATGCGTAAGCGTGTAGGCATCGCTCGAGCCATCATCTGCCGCCCGGAATGCGTGTTGTATGATGAGCCCACGGCAGGTCTGGATCCGATCGTTACCGATGTGATCGATCAGATGATCATCCGCCTGCAAAAACGTTTTCGTGTGACCAGCATCGTGATCACCCATGACATGAGCAGCGTGTTCAAGATCGCGGATCGTGTCGCCATGCTCAAAAACGGCGTGATCTCTTTCCTCGGCACTCCTGAGGATTTGCGCCAATCCCCTGATCCCGACATTCAAAATTTCATCGCCGGACGCTCCGGTATGTGTGCTTAG
- a CDS encoding NADH:flavin oxidoreductase/NADH oxidase, translated as MKPKLFTPIQLKGITLRNRIAMSPMCQYTAVDGLPTDWHPAHYQSRARGGAGLVVVEATAVSPEGRITPGCLGIWSDEHAAALKPIADGIKSGGAVPGIQIGHAGRKASANLPWEGDNHISADDPRGWEPIAPSAIAYGGDLPRLPHEMTKAEIERVKADFVAAAKRARDMGFEFLLLHFAHGYLAQNFLSRWSNQRTDEYGGSAENRARFMIETLEAVRAVWPEHLPLAARLGVIEFDDRNEETLAESIALAKRFKELGLDFLDVSMGFSIPDAKIPWGAGQLREISKRVLAETGLPGSTSWNINSPVLAEAMLQEGAGDLVMIGRPLLGNPHWPFAAARELGLENPTSVLPPSYAHWLSRYHFA; from the coding sequence ATGAAACCGAAACTCTTCACGCCGATCCAGCTCAAAGGCATCACCCTGCGCAACCGCATCGCCATGTCGCCCATGTGCCAATACACTGCGGTGGATGGACTGCCCACCGACTGGCATCCTGCCCACTATCAATCACGTGCCCGTGGCGGAGCGGGGTTGGTGGTGGTGGAGGCCACCGCTGTCAGCCCGGAAGGACGCATCACGCCGGGATGTCTCGGGATCTGGAGCGATGAACATGCTGCCGCGCTGAAACCCATCGCCGATGGCATCAAATCCGGCGGAGCGGTCCCGGGCATTCAGATCGGCCACGCCGGACGCAAGGCTTCCGCCAACCTGCCCTGGGAGGGCGACAACCACATCTCTGCTGACGATCCCCGTGGCTGGGAACCCATCGCGCCAAGCGCGATTGCCTATGGCGGTGATCTTCCCCGCCTCCCTCATGAGATGACCAAGGCGGAGATCGAGCGTGTGAAGGCTGACTTCGTCGCCGCTGCCAAACGCGCCCGCGACATGGGTTTTGAGTTTCTACTTCTACACTTCGCCCACGGGTATCTCGCGCAAAATTTTCTCTCCCGCTGGTCAAACCAACGCACCGATGAATACGGCGGCAGTGCCGAAAACCGCGCCCGCTTCATGATTGAAACCCTCGAAGCCGTCCGCGCTGTCTGGCCTGAACATCTGCCGCTGGCAGCCCGGCTTGGCGTGATCGAGTTCGATGATCGCAACGAGGAAACCTTGGCGGAGTCCATCGCCCTGGCGAAGCGTTTCAAAGAACTCGGTCTCGACTTCCTCGATGTCAGCATGGGTTTCTCCATTCCAGATGCAAAAATTCCCTGGGGGGCTGGACAGCTTCGCGAAATCTCCAAGCGTGTCCTTGCCGAAACCGGCCTGCCCGGCTCCACCTCCTGGAATATCAACAGCCCGGTCCTCGCTGAGGCGATGCTCCAGGAAGGCGCGGGTGACCTCGTCATGATCGGTCGCCCCCTGCTGGGGAATCCCCATTGGCCTTTCGCTGCCGCGCGCGAACTCGGCCTTGAAAATCCCACCTCAGTGCTGCCGCCCTCCTACGCGCACTGGCTGTCCCGCTATCACTTCGCATAA